A single window of Candidatus Palauibacter polyketidifaciens DNA harbors:
- a CDS encoding DUF4377 domain-containing protein, protein MTVGPTLAKCYGVGLQSCMVVNGAFFYDGIEGFEYEAGYDYRLRIGKYDPWDGKEPPQDAGAYAYRLLELLRKAPAPSTPATLSVGPARVICARSDDFCPVVDGAPYDDLINSFDYEGGYHYVLETHRYGDGRYVLSEIVSRTRAAGTEEEVTVDRHRVECGDGHPGYCKVFDGVPYRGEIVGFHPRHEVDYRLRVERFDMFPEGMTGSPNVPAHGYRWLETLEATPGT, encoded by the coding sequence GTGACCGTCGGCCCCACGCTGGCCAAGTGCTACGGCGTGGGCCTGCAGTCGTGCATGGTGGTCAACGGCGCGTTCTTCTACGACGGAATCGAGGGATTCGAATACGAGGCCGGCTACGACTACCGACTGCGGATCGGCAAGTACGATCCCTGGGATGGGAAGGAACCGCCGCAAGACGCCGGCGCGTACGCCTACCGCCTGCTGGAGCTACTGCGGAAGGCTCCGGCGCCATCCACCCCTGCAACCCTCTCGGTGGGTCCCGCGCGGGTCATATGCGCCCGGAGCGATGATTTCTGTCCGGTGGTGGACGGGGCGCCGTATGACGACCTCATCAACAGTTTTGACTACGAGGGCGGCTACCACTATGTCCTGGAAACCCACCGGTATGGCGATGGCCGGTACGTGCTGAGTGAGATCGTCTCCAGAACCAGGGCGGCCGGCACCGAAGAGGAGGTCACGGTCGATCGCCATCGGGTGGAGTGCGGCGATGGCCATCCGGGGTACTGCAAGGTCTTTGACGGCGTCCCCTACCGCGGCGAGATCGTGGGCTTCCACCCCCGGCATGAAGTCGACTACCGACTGCGCGTCGAAAGGTTCGACATGTTCCCCGAAGGCATGACCGGGTCGCCGAACGTCCCGGCCCACGGCTATCGCTGGCTGGAAACGCTCGAAGCTACGCCGGGCACCTGA
- a CDS encoding formylglycine-generating enzyme family protein, whose amino-acid sequence MATVAHAAAGLMLLAGSVPASAQSEAGTVVCVGSELSTPRTPDPDRRFGWEGMAVVYRSDVALAYRVGVPLDGRQRVERALRSELGDHTEVSCVWSNRGDHHVAIIRYTSAIRLAPTSDPNGSVFQRLAIGFGASAEAAETNATTGNDHFARHYDGGGYEVLARESWGVEEGGGAPGTADPPPAQVFEVFATFRDCAFCPELVVVPQGTFTMGSPESEEFRGAVEGPQHSVTIGSPFAVGVHEVTFAEWDACVRMGGCRYTPADRRWGRARRPVIHVSWEDAQAYVSWLSGLTGQRYRLPSEAEWEYVARAGTVTARYWGEDLSDLCRHANGAARRPGRLRFAGPSGYVRDGPCADDYGATAPVGSFAPNAFGLYDVLGNVSEWTQDCWNDSYAGAPTDGSAWESGDCDRRVLRGGSWFITAWFLRSANRSRSVPDTRDMYYGFRVARVLP is encoded by the coding sequence GTGGCGACCGTCGCGCATGCGGCGGCGGGTCTCATGCTGCTCGCCGGGAGCGTTCCGGCCAGCGCGCAGTCCGAGGCAGGGACGGTCGTGTGCGTGGGGAGCGAGCTGTCCACGCCGCGGACACCGGATCCCGACCGCCGATTCGGCTGGGAGGGCATGGCCGTCGTCTACCGGTCCGATGTCGCGTTGGCCTACCGGGTCGGCGTCCCGCTCGATGGCCGGCAGCGTGTGGAACGAGCCCTGCGCTCGGAACTCGGCGACCACACGGAAGTTTCGTGTGTCTGGTCGAACCGGGGTGACCATCACGTCGCGATCATCAGGTACACGTCGGCGATCCGCCTCGCCCCGACGTCGGACCCGAACGGCTCCGTGTTCCAGCGCCTTGCGATCGGATTCGGGGCGAGCGCGGAGGCGGCCGAGACGAACGCGACGACCGGCAACGATCATTTCGCGAGGCACTACGACGGGGGCGGCTACGAGGTCCTCGCCCGGGAGAGCTGGGGCGTCGAGGAAGGCGGCGGGGCGCCCGGGACGGCGGACCCGCCCCCGGCGCAGGTATTCGAGGTGTTCGCCACGTTCCGCGATTGCGCGTTCTGTCCGGAGCTGGTCGTGGTGCCGCAGGGAACGTTCACGATGGGTTCCCCGGAGTCGGAGGAGTTCCGGGGGGCCGTCGAAGGTCCGCAGCACTCGGTGACGATCGGGTCTCCATTCGCGGTCGGTGTGCACGAGGTCACGTTCGCGGAGTGGGACGCGTGCGTGCGGATGGGAGGGTGCCGCTACACCCCGGCCGACCGGCGCTGGGGTCGGGCGCGTCGTCCGGTGATCCACGTGAGTTGGGAGGACGCGCAGGCGTACGTGTCGTGGCTATCCGGGCTGACGGGACAGCGGTACCGGCTTCCGAGCGAGGCGGAGTGGGAGTACGTGGCGCGGGCCGGCACGGTGACGGCCCGGTACTGGGGGGAGGACCTATCGGACCTGTGCCGCCACGCGAACGGCGCCGCGCGGCGCCCCGGGCGCCTCCGGTTCGCGGGTCCTTCCGGCTATGTGCGCGACGGACCGTGTGCCGACGACTACGGAGCCACGGCGCCGGTGGGGTCCTTCGCGCCGAACGCGTTCGGATTGTACGACGTGCTGGGGAACGTGTCGGAGTGGACGCAGGACTGCTGGAACGACAGCTACGCGGGCGCTCCGACGGATGGGAGCGCCTGGGAATCCGGCGATTGCGACCGTCGCGTCCTCCGCGGCGGATCCTGGTTCATCACCGCGTGGTTCCTCCGCTCCGCCAACCGGTCCAGGAGTGTTCCCGACACCAGGGACATGTACTACGGATTCCGCGTCGCCCGGGTGCTCCCCTGA
- the dnaE gene encoding DNA polymerase III subunit alpha → MVTPSRSVDYVELHAHSAYSFLDGASRPEELAARALELGYPALALTDHDGLYGSMEFAQFAHAHGLQPITGAELTLASAFAEEGSDEAVDDCHVTVLAESAAGYANLCRLITRAHMESPRGKPRLDLDALLERPEGLILLTGCRRSPLLAALERGTDEAERLAGRLRDAFGPGSLFVELQNNAVHGDLARGRALSALADRLRIPVVATGNVHYHVADRHRLQDILVAIRNRTTVDDSHELRRPNACFHLASPREMAWRFASRPDALRNTRAIAERCRAFDLTSDLGYRFPDFKGSGFAPAMRVLHQVCRRAFEVRYPPGSRYRREAEERLATELALVDRHDLAGFFLVYHDILELAREVAHRVRGDSMPRQLLPPGRGRGSSVSSVICYLIGLSHVDPVQTNLFLGRFLNDAMESVPDIDIDFARDIREELILAVYERYGYDHVGLVCTFPTYRTRSIVRELGKALSLPVGDVEKLAKLAEPGEDGFMAELERIPGLEARANSRIWRAFAELAEEIRGLPRHISQHVGGMIISSRPLVEIVPLEPAAWEGRVLCQWDKDSCDDARFIKIDFLALGMLSLVEEAVETIHARHGEAPDLSRIDYEDERIYDRICSGDTVGLFQVESRAQIQMLRRVRPRNLGDLAVQVAIVRPGPIVGGAVNPYVRRREQLRKNPDYVVPYDHPLLEEVLGETLGVIIFQDQVLQVCKALAGFSDGQAEGLRRAMSRKRSREALLGYWTTFRDGAAAKGVGGPTAKKVFEQVVAFSEFGFPKSHAVAFGLLAFQSAWLRDRYPAEYYVGLFNNQPMGFYSLDAIGRDARRHGVGVLLPDLNVSRVACTAEGDDVRIGLGMVRDWGTEAAELVVDERERGGPFASLPDFLRRTPAALKRAAIENLIWVGGLDSLGIERRDLLWQTGLWLGPEAETEAERRRRELATNAAGLGGDVPPVRGRRSADRSDQGQIELALDDPCADLRFAGTHDMEKMIAEYRILSLAASLHHPFALVGDRLPERTVSSARFPGLPNRSEVRVAGIVVARQRPHTANGYIFILMEDESGPVNAIVRPEVYQKCRAAIRLEPFLYIDGTLQKDGATYNVLAEGVYPLRLSPELRLSRETVPAVEGEADTAPAPVDLDPEPDPLNPAPNRIAAVTNRNRLAGSDPFAYLEALRRDPPPTMSWGRGGGCR, encoded by the coding sequence GTGGTCACCCCTTCGCGAAGCGTCGACTACGTCGAACTGCACGCGCACTCCGCCTACTCCTTTCTCGATGGGGCGTCGCGGCCCGAGGAACTCGCGGCGCGCGCGCTCGAACTGGGCTATCCCGCGCTCGCGCTCACCGACCACGACGGGCTGTACGGCTCGATGGAGTTCGCACAGTTCGCCCACGCCCACGGACTCCAGCCGATCACGGGCGCCGAACTCACCCTCGCCTCGGCGTTCGCGGAGGAGGGGTCCGACGAAGCGGTCGACGACTGCCACGTCACGGTGTTGGCGGAGAGCGCGGCGGGGTATGCGAACCTGTGCCGTCTCATCACCCGGGCGCACATGGAGAGTCCGCGCGGAAAACCCCGGCTCGACCTCGACGCGCTCCTCGAGCGGCCCGAGGGACTCATCCTCCTCACCGGGTGCCGCCGGAGTCCCCTCCTGGCGGCGCTCGAACGGGGGACGGACGAAGCCGAGCGACTGGCGGGCCGTCTGCGCGACGCCTTCGGTCCCGGCAGCCTCTTCGTCGAACTCCAGAACAACGCGGTCCACGGCGACCTCGCGCGCGGCCGGGCGCTGAGCGCGCTGGCCGACCGGCTCCGCATCCCGGTCGTGGCCACGGGCAACGTCCACTACCACGTCGCCGACCGGCACCGTCTCCAGGACATCCTGGTCGCGATCCGGAACCGGACGACGGTCGACGATTCGCACGAACTCCGCCGCCCCAACGCCTGCTTTCACCTCGCCTCGCCCCGGGAGATGGCGTGGCGCTTCGCATCGCGGCCCGATGCGCTCCGCAACACGCGTGCGATCGCCGAGCGCTGCCGGGCGTTCGATCTCACGTCCGATCTCGGCTACCGCTTCCCCGATTTCAAGGGGAGCGGCTTCGCCCCCGCGATGCGCGTACTCCACCAGGTCTGCCGCAGGGCGTTCGAGGTCCGCTATCCCCCCGGCAGCCGATACCGCCGCGAAGCCGAGGAACGCCTCGCTACCGAACTCGCGCTCGTCGACCGCCACGACCTGGCCGGGTTCTTTCTCGTCTATCACGACATCCTCGAACTCGCCCGGGAGGTCGCGCATCGCGTGCGGGGCGACTCGATGCCGCGCCAACTGCTTCCGCCGGGACGCGGACGGGGGTCCTCGGTCTCCTCCGTCATCTGTTATCTGATCGGACTCTCCCACGTGGATCCGGTGCAGACGAACCTCTTTCTCGGCCGGTTCCTGAACGACGCCATGGAGAGCGTCCCGGACATCGACATCGACTTTGCGCGCGATATTCGCGAGGAACTGATCCTCGCGGTCTACGAGCGCTACGGGTACGACCACGTCGGGCTCGTGTGCACCTTCCCCACCTACCGCACGCGCTCGATCGTGCGCGAACTGGGCAAGGCGCTCAGCCTCCCGGTCGGCGACGTGGAGAAGCTGGCCAAACTCGCCGAACCCGGAGAGGACGGGTTCATGGCCGAACTGGAGCGCATCCCCGGCCTCGAGGCGCGCGCGAACTCGCGGATCTGGCGGGCCTTCGCCGAACTGGCCGAGGAGATCAGGGGACTCCCGCGGCACATCTCCCAGCACGTGGGCGGGATGATCATCTCGAGCCGGCCGCTGGTGGAGATCGTCCCCCTCGAGCCCGCCGCGTGGGAGGGGCGCGTCCTCTGCCAGTGGGACAAGGACTCCTGCGACGATGCGAGGTTCATCAAGATCGATTTCCTCGCGCTCGGGATGCTGTCGCTCGTCGAGGAGGCGGTGGAGACGATCCACGCGCGCCACGGCGAGGCCCCCGACCTCTCCCGCATCGACTATGAGGACGAGAGGATCTACGACCGCATCTGTTCGGGAGACACGGTGGGCCTCTTCCAGGTCGAGAGTCGCGCGCAGATCCAGATGCTGCGGCGGGTGCGGCCCCGGAACCTGGGCGACCTCGCGGTCCAGGTCGCGATCGTGCGGCCGGGTCCGATCGTCGGCGGGGCGGTGAACCCCTACGTCCGGCGACGCGAGCAGCTGCGCAAGAACCCGGACTACGTCGTTCCCTACGACCATCCGCTGCTCGAGGAGGTGCTCGGCGAGACGCTGGGCGTGATCATCTTCCAGGACCAGGTGCTGCAGGTGTGCAAGGCGCTCGCGGGCTTCAGCGACGGGCAGGCCGAGGGGCTGCGGCGCGCCATGAGCCGCAAGCGCTCGCGCGAGGCGCTGCTGGGGTACTGGACGACATTCCGGGACGGCGCGGCGGCGAAGGGGGTCGGCGGCCCCACCGCGAAGAAGGTGTTCGAGCAGGTCGTCGCGTTCTCGGAGTTCGGGTTCCCGAAGTCGCACGCGGTGGCGTTCGGGCTCCTCGCCTTCCAGTCCGCCTGGCTCCGCGACCGCTATCCGGCCGAGTACTACGTGGGGCTCTTCAACAACCAGCCGATGGGGTTCTATTCACTCGATGCGATCGGGCGCGACGCGCGCCGGCACGGGGTCGGCGTCCTGCTGCCGGATCTGAACGTCAGCCGGGTCGCCTGCACCGCCGAGGGAGACGATGTCCGGATCGGACTCGGCATGGTCCGCGACTGGGGTACGGAGGCGGCCGAACTCGTGGTGGACGAGCGCGAGCGCGGCGGACCGTTCGCGTCGCTGCCCGATTTTCTGCGCCGCACCCCGGCCGCGCTCAAGCGGGCCGCGATCGAGAACCTGATCTGGGTCGGCGGGCTCGACTCGCTGGGGATCGAACGCCGCGACCTGCTGTGGCAGACGGGGCTCTGGCTGGGCCCGGAGGCCGAGACGGAGGCGGAGCGCCGGCGCCGCGAACTCGCGACGAACGCCGCGGGGCTGGGCGGGGACGTGCCGCCCGTCCGCGGACGCCGAAGCGCCGACCGCTCGGACCAGGGCCAGATCGAACTCGCGCTCGACGACCCCTGTGCGGACCTGCGCTTCGCGGGCACGCACGACATGGAGAAGATGATCGCGGAGTACCGCATCCTCTCCCTCGCCGCCTCGCTGCATCACCCGTTCGCGCTCGTGGGCGACCGCCTCCCCGAGCGCACCGTCTCCTCGGCCCGCTTCCCCGGCCTTCCGAACCGGAGCGAGGTGCGGGTGGCCGGGATCGTCGTGGCCCGTCAGCGTCCGCATACGGCCAACGGCTACATCTTCATCCTCATGGAGGACGAATCCGGGCCCGTCAACGCGATCGTGAGGCCCGAGGTATATCAAAAATGCCGCGCCGCGATCCGTCTCGAACCCTTCCTTTACATCGACGGCACGCTCCAGAAGGACGGCGCGACGTACAACGTGCTCGCCGAGGGGGTGTATCCCCTGCGCCTGAGCCCCGAACTGCGGCTGAGCCGCGAGACGGTCCCCGCCGTGGAGGGAGAGGCGGACACCGCGCCTGCTCCAGTCGACCTGGACCCGGAGCCGGATCCGCTGAACCCCGCCCCGAACCGGATCGCGGCCGTGACCAACCGGAACCGGCTCGCCGGATCCGATCCGTTCGCATATCTGGAAGCGCTGAGACGCGACCCGCCCCCCACCATGAGCTGGGGCCGCGGCGGCGGCTGCCGCTAA
- a CDS encoding DNA polymerase Y family protein, translating into MDAGRGSRMALCLWWPGFELELERVRTPSLADPPLALPTVGDRRRIEMGCALAASFGVEPGMIVSQAIALCPSLVLCEPDPDFHDAARDRIAEVFRDWSPVVEQSVDRGRFFVGVDGLERLYGPPERQIAGLRARLEALSPWLAASARIGCAPGKFAAWVAARSAESARSTGSAGSGRPGAAVCVAPADLAAFLAPQPVDVLPVSPRMVERLKRLGVERLAGIVRMPEPALVSQFGADGRRALAWARGTRIDRVRPEAPARPIRVALDFPSPIGQLELLHAALDRLIGRALAHPRRRGKSVRGLRVSASLEDGGSWSIRAIAREPTSEPERLGAFLRSRIALDRPCRAVETLRLELFRFGPASAQTGLFDPKEGAARVLGSLETKDGELLPAFRRAARVLRLRLGAAALYRVLELEPNSRLPERRHALMEIA; encoded by the coding sequence ATGGACGCAGGTCGCGGGAGCCGGATGGCGCTCTGCCTCTGGTGGCCGGGGTTCGAACTGGAACTGGAGCGGGTCCGGACGCCGTCGCTCGCGGACCCGCCGCTCGCGCTGCCGACGGTGGGAGACCGCCGCCGCATCGAGATGGGGTGCGCGCTCGCGGCCTCCTTCGGAGTCGAGCCGGGGATGATCGTCTCGCAGGCGATCGCGCTCTGCCCCTCGCTCGTCCTCTGCGAACCGGATCCGGATTTCCACGACGCGGCGCGCGACCGGATCGCGGAAGTCTTCCGCGACTGGAGTCCGGTCGTCGAACAGTCGGTGGATCGGGGGCGGTTCTTCGTGGGGGTCGACGGACTCGAACGCCTGTACGGCCCGCCGGAGCGTCAGATCGCGGGGCTCCGGGCGCGGCTCGAGGCGCTGTCGCCGTGGCTCGCGGCGAGCGCCCGGATCGGCTGCGCGCCGGGGAAATTCGCGGCCTGGGTCGCGGCGCGGTCCGCGGAGTCTGCCCGGTCGACGGGGTCGGCGGGTTCCGGTCGGCCGGGCGCGGCCGTCTGCGTGGCGCCGGCCGACCTCGCTGCGTTTCTGGCCCCGCAGCCGGTCGATGTGCTGCCGGTGTCGCCGCGCATGGTCGAGCGGCTGAAGCGGCTCGGGGTCGAGCGGCTGGCGGGGATCGTGCGCATGCCCGAGCCGGCGCTCGTGTCGCAGTTCGGGGCCGATGGGCGCCGGGCGCTCGCCTGGGCGCGGGGGACGCGCATCGATCGTGTGCGGCCGGAGGCGCCGGCCCGGCCGATTCGCGTCGCGCTCGACTTTCCGAGCCCGATCGGACAGCTCGAACTGCTGCACGCCGCGCTCGACCGGCTCATCGGTCGCGCGCTCGCGCATCCGCGGCGGCGAGGCAAGAGCGTCCGGGGGCTCAGGGTGTCGGCGAGCCTCGAGGACGGCGGTTCCTGGTCCATTCGCGCGATTGCCCGGGAACCCACGAGCGAGCCCGAACGGCTCGGGGCGTTCCTCCGCTCGCGGATCGCGCTCGACCGGCCCTGCCGCGCGGTCGAGACGCTGCGGCTCGAACTCTTCCGCTTCGGTCCGGCGAGCGCGCAGACCGGGCTCTTCGACCCGAAGGAAGGCGCGGCCCGCGTCCTCGGTTCGCTGGAGACGAAGGATGGCGAACTCCTGCCCGCGTTCCGGCGCGCCGCGCGCGTGCTGCGGCTGCGGCTGGGCGCCGCCGCGCTGTACCGGGTGCTCGAACTCGAGCCGAACTCCCGGCTCCCCGAGCGCCGGCACGCGCTCATGGAAATTGCGTAG
- a CDS encoding heme-binding protein: MRARRCFVILCLVAPALTAIPAAAQVEDRPMLTSAAAMTMIHGCLTKAEEEGWRMHIAIMDNHGNLKGYHRMDDAQLLSQDISMAKARSSALSPRSTQQWGEIAFGNGVSAAAFVPGMNYFEGGLPIMTDDDQHIGGIGVSGDTGANDAICAQAGIEAAGLN; the protein is encoded by the coding sequence ATGCGTGCCCGTCGCTGTTTCGTTATTCTCTGTCTCGTCGCCCCGGCGCTGACGGCCATCCCCGCCGCCGCCCAGGTCGAGGACCGTCCCATGCTCACCAGCGCCGCCGCCATGACCATGATTCACGGCTGCCTGACCAAGGCGGAGGAGGAGGGGTGGCGCATGCACATCGCCATCATGGACAACCACGGCAACCTGAAGGGTTACCACCGGATGGACGACGCGCAGCTGCTGTCACAGGACATCTCGATGGCCAAGGCCCGCAGCTCGGCCCTGAGCCCGCGGTCGACGCAGCAGTGGGGCGAGATCGCCTTCGGCAACGGCGTCTCCGCCGCCGCCTTCGTTCCCGGCATGAATTACTTCGAGGGCGGGCTGCCGATTATGACCGATGACGACCAGCACATCGGCGGCATCGGGGTCAGCGGCGACACCGGTGCCAACGACGCCATCTGCGCGCAAGCGGGCATCGAAGCCGCGGGCCTGAACTAG
- a CDS encoding DoxX family protein — MNRELKAKAALAPRSWAAFVARMILGLIFFMAGFWKVFELGAVQHARGLFVEAYADTFLPAWSLWAAGVAIPFIELVCGALMLAGWRRRIAALGLGGILILVTFGHLLAEPLYVFSAHVIPRTLLLIIVLLLFEDDRLSLDARLARRTASR, encoded by the coding sequence ATGAACCGGGAGTTGAAGGCGAAAGCGGCGCTCGCGCCGAGGAGCTGGGCCGCGTTTGTGGCGCGGATGATCCTCGGCCTCATCTTCTTCATGGCCGGGTTCTGGAAGGTGTTCGAACTCGGAGCCGTCCAGCACGCGCGGGGCCTGTTCGTGGAGGCCTACGCCGACACGTTCCTCCCCGCCTGGTCGCTGTGGGCCGCCGGGGTCGCGATCCCGTTCATCGAACTCGTCTGCGGGGCGCTGATGCTGGCGGGCTGGCGGCGCCGGATCGCCGCGCTGGGGTTGGGCGGGATCCTCATCCTCGTCACCTTCGGCCACCTGCTCGCCGAACCCCTCTACGTCTTCAGCGCGCACGTGATCCCGCGCACGCTCCTGCTCATCATCGTCCTCCTCCTGTTCGAGGACGACCGCCTCAGCCTGGACGCCCGGCTCGCCCGCCGCACCGCCTCACGCTGA